The DNA region tatcacttTACCAAAATTCAGTCTGAGAATGGTCCATCGGCCtaaaatctataataaaataCGCTCTAGCTAAGAGTGTGTGGTACACAGTCAATCAAATTGAGACAGTCAGTCATGCCCGTTCCTCTAAATATAATTCCATTTTGCCTGActgtatttatcattattttattcataattttggttatcatataatatatatttatattttaatatataattaaatatataaataataaattatttttattttaatttaaaattatttaatctctagatttgattatatattaaaaatgtatatttaaatttttatgttaatcaaattcattttaggaaaattaaaataatttcgaTCGATTTCATCAATTCgatgaaataattttagagaaattaaaattaaattaatatactcCAAaactaatctaacataaaagtcttaacaaaataaatcaaaattaataacaaaccaatcaattttatcaattcttttaataaaaccTCTAATTATAAACAACAAAATACCGTATCCAATACAcaatttttttcactcaaatatataaaaacatgataaggattattttactaatctttttattaatttttatcatcggaaatgttatcaaatttgtttgagAAAATCGTATGAGAAAGTATGCTAAGTCAACACATGAGAGTTTGCGTTTTCATGTATTAGAGTTTACAATTTTGTcgtttttttcgaatttaaatGAAAGGTATTTTTTCCTTAACAGTAAaatagggtatttttgtttaaaatacaaaaatagggcaattttgttttcccctctaatttttggataatttaattaattttccttcattttatttatgcttttggatatgagtttttaaaaatgtttaataattaGGCATCTTCCTTTTGTCTACATAGAGTGGCTGAGTTGTATCAGTTAAATGCGCTTGAGCTTGTGTCGTTGGCGCGTCTTTTTCTGACGTGGTTGTCGAGAGCGACGACACCGTACTTTTTTTTAACTCACAGTCGAAAAAGAAAGCCTGCTACAGTTTAGCTGACGTCATGCTCTATAAGAAGAGAATCTCTCCTGGGCTTGAATTTTCACGGGCCGTTGATTGGTCTAAAATGGCCcaccaaaataataaataatcacgTTACTTTTACAATTCTAAgccaattaattaatataaaattgccCAAGTTGATGGGCCATCATAATCACTTGTTGCAGCAAAAATGTGCTTAATCCCGAAGCAAAAAAATTGGTTGATAAGGGTTAAAATGTCCTTGTTATAATGATGAAAGCTAACCTATGTGAGCCGTCCGATCGGTTGCTGAAGAGTACGGGGTGGTCTGGGATGACATCGTTCCataatttttcaagatttatttggtagtttttttttttttgtgtttttcaggTTGGAATTGACAGCTCTTCTGCTTATTCCCTTGTCTTACCTTCCAAGTTTCAATTTCAGAATTTGGAGGACTACTTGATATTTCTGAACAAATATGAgtgaatagatttttttttaataaattatgtgcatatattttaaatatataaaattttaataaataaatatataaattctataaattatataaatataatataataaataataataaaatatgtatacaaaacaagttattaaaatttgcatatgaagaaaatataaaacatatatatacaagtttaatataatatattattaataatatattttaaaaattatggtaatattataataattttaatattttttataaagctcttattaaaaattaatataataatttaaatataaaatatttaattaactattaaacataatataacataatatataatcaaaaaattttatataataaataacttatcagttaattaaaaaaacaaataaattaatcagcTTAGATTTTAGACTTCAGATTAGGGTGAATATTTTTATAGGccacaaagaagaaaaatgtaaaattaaagttaaaaattaaaaaagaaatgttgttggtttttttttttttaaatgacaatgaCATTTTTAggaataattgaaaatagaaaaacaattttgtactttaagtttagccgaaaatttaaaaaaaggggaAACACAAAATACGACGTATAATTCACGTTTAAtgtaaaaagaatatatatatgtttaatacgtttttgttcaaaaattattttgaatgtgtttaatataaaataatataagaacgCGAATAATACATATACACTAACTAGgcataaaataagtatataaataatatataatcatgtaattaaatagaattaaattattcttaattaaaaataaaataatatctaattacatgatgacacgtaatcaatatatctatttaataTTCTTGAAATATGAATAGATAACAGTGATCTTTTTATTCCATAACCAACACACCACAACAAGAATAATAGTTAGGCAGTTTCAGTTCAATGTATAATATCTTCTGCTATGGTGGATGGACTCCTACGTTTGACAACATCTTTCTTCCTCGTCAAGATTCtcaataatgttatatattcaCCTGAAGGGCtgacttcatttttatttattttctatatctTGATAGTGAACTATGCAAATTTGAGGATCTTCTGTCATTTCTGGATGCCTTGTGGCAGCTACTACAGTTGCTGTTCGAAAAGGATAACGCAGCAATAATAAAtcttatctaaaaaaatatttgggcATCTACTGTGAGAAACAATCAAAGCGCTGACATTTACTAACTATACACAGATGGGGAGAAGTAAACAAAATATAGCCTAAAGTGGTTAGGAGTCTTTTATCAAGACTATGTCTATGATGTAGAATCTGATTTCTGTTCAGTATCGGCTGATGCCTGGACTTGAGCTGCGTATTGTAAATTCCAGAGGACATCCTCAAAAGAAGGACGCGACGATGGTTCAGAGGATATGCATTTGTTTGTGATTGAAACCACGATAGATAATGACTCTTGGGAGCATGTGGTTAACACAGCCGGATCCACGATTCGTTTTCGACCATCCTGACTGCCAAATGATGCCTGTACATTGTGAAAAAATCTTGTAAACATATCTTCTCTAGTTATATATGCAATGATGCTTTACATATGATATAAGCAAGATATAACGTCATCGAGAAGGGAAATTTTCTTTACTGGGGGTGGTGAAATGCAGCTATGGACTGAAGAATAACCAAATGATGAATGAGGCATAGATTTAGAGCTCTTGAGCATAAGCAAGAGCCAACAAAATCCTATTAAATAATGTGATAACAATGTTCCATGGAATGAAATTCCTTCTAAACATAGGCTTGAGCATACCATCTCATTTAGCAGAAATGCTTCTCCTTTTCCATTCACAATAGGGCCAACAAGTGATTCGAGCAATATAAATCCAAAGTTGTAAACATCATCCTCTACTTTGGTCATTTGGCTGCAATAAGGATTAAATGCAGTTAAgcattatatgaataaatattgcTGCATGAATCACAGAAAGGATCTAAAAGATGCAgagaatttgaaaactaatgTTGATGCAGCAAGGTTTCACTTCTTTGACCCAACTTTAACATATTACTCGACATGTTTGTTCAGTGTGTGTCAATTTAGGCCAATTTTAGAAGAGGAGCCCATTGTGGATTGAAATTTTCATCATATATGCGGCCCAAGGATGCAACCCAATTTCATTGTCATGCATCATAGTTTCAAGATATTGTCCTTCAATACAATATAAGTCTGATTCCAAATATTTTTCGAAAGCAAGCTTCCTAGtctatttgaaataaaaaaataataaatagtagCTGGGTTGCCTCTTAGCAGGAACATCTCTAACATGAAATGTTGAGTAAATAAGAATATGTACCATGATTTCGAGCTAATTCCCTTTGCCTACagaacacaaaaaaaaaaaagtgtcaacAACTTGAAACTAAGATATTATGGCCAGGTCAACAAGTTCATATATATAGCCAGGAAATATACCTCAagtctttcattttcttccatgATGATAGACATTCCATAGTCACTCAGCTTTGCTATCCCGTGCTCATCAagcaatatattatttgttcttAATCGGTTGTTAAAAGAACCAGGAATAACACCAGTATGCAGAAAATGTACAGCCTTGGCAACACCAATCAGAACTGACAATCTATCTGACCAATTAAGAACCTTCTCTGGACAATTATCTGCATAAATTTTCCATATTAGAGCCTTTGACACAGGGATCACAGCAAAACTAAAGAGTTCAGAATTAAAGGCCacaaactaataataaatatgcatatatCCTTCCACGTGTTTTACTTAAGTCAGTCTTTACAAGTCCCTAACTCAAAGTTAAAATCTAAAGTTGCAAGTTGGATCAAACCATATAATCCGTGAACTTGTTTACGAGCATTtgctatttttttattctcttctcTCTTTGGAGATGTAAGGGTATCCTGTGGTATCAAAACGTGAAGGCAGACAGATCTCTGCTCAAAGAACTACCTGCTTAATTCAGCTAaattaatcattatattttctAGTTCCCAGTAATCACAATCCTCTATATGGTCTTTacacatgtaaattttataaagtagAAAATATGACTGTCTGCGACCTTCAAAAACACAAGAGGCATAAACCATCAAAATTATTGTTGTGTGAATTGTTTAACaggattttttcttttctatcagaaaaaataaaactataaaaatataattgtacaCATATCATAACCTTTGACTAACCTGATAGATGGGTTTTGTAGTTCCCATAAGGCACATATTCATAAACAAGAAAGACTTTGCTGGCATTGGAATTATCTGGTCCACTACCCTCAATGCAGTGACCCAACAGTCGTACTAAATGTGGATGGTGAAGCTTTGAAAGAAAATCCAGCCTAACTTTaaggttttgaattgaatatttcttcaaaaaagCTAAAGACCTGACGGCAACGTAGGTTCCATTCTCTAATCTTCCTTTGTAAAGCTGAAAACGGAAAGAAGTAAAAGAATTCAAGACGTATTTGACAATAAAACTAGTTGACAAACCACAAAAGTTCTGTTTACAAAGGGGAAAAAGACTTTAGTTTAGTTTCTTTGAGTACCTTTCCTCTAGAGCCTTCACCCAAAAAACATGATGAATCAAAGTTATTTGTAGCTTCCTTTAACTCTTCCAACGGAAATGATCTACACACCGGGGCACCTTGAGTCCCAAGCTTCACCGCTTGAGAAATTAACCCTGAACAGAGTAGAAAGCAAAAGATAAGCACTAAAAGGTTTTGTAAGCTCTACAATCAATCATTTACATGCTCTTGAAGTAGTATATCGGTAGCCTTTCAAACATGAAAATTTCTTTGagagatatttaaaatatattttattgaaacaaCTAGAACTATAGCAAAATAATCAGGCCAATGTACCACTTACTGGCATTTGCAAGGACCTCAGAGGAAACGCCAGCTGGTGAATACCCAGCTTTTGGCCTTGTATACtgttcgaatttcactgttttgcAGTATCTTCTATAGAAAATAAGTACCCCGATTACTGCAAGCGCCACAATAAGTACAACTCCACTGATGATAGCAACCAATAAACCTATTTCTCCTCCTGGGGATTGCTTCCGTGCATTGGCCTCTTTACAATAAGACTCTTGATGCTGATTTTGGTCATCAACTGACAAGCAATTCCCCCCAAATTTAACCACCGTCTTGTCTGAATCACTGTCCAAGCAAGGAGGAAGTCGACCCACTAACTTGTTATTAGAAATATCAACAAAGCCCAATTTGCTGCCACAACTTAGATGGTTTGGAAGTGATCCACTCAGCATATTAGATGCTAAATGCAAATAACTGAGGCTTGCCAAAGAGAACAAAACAGAAGGGGGTGTTCCACTCAGATTATTGAAAGATAAATCAAGGTGTTGAAGGTGGCCCAATTCACCAAACGGCCGGGGAATCTCACCAGAGAATGAGTTCTTACTTAAGAGAGCTGTAACTAACCCTTTTGGCATTATAGGCAGTCCAGAATGCAACCTGTTTTCTCTTAAATCCAGCACATGTAGGCTAGTTAAGCCACTCATATCAAGCAATTTGCCAGAAAGCTGATTGTGAGACATGGCAATATCAGTTAGTGTAGTCAATCTACAAATTGAAGAAGGAAACTGACCCTTCAATTGATTACTCTTTAAGCTCAACGTAGTGAGGTTTGACAAGGAATCCCACCAATCAGGAAGAGTATCGTTAAAATAGTTCCCATCCAGTGTCAAAGTTTGCAACTTAACCAATCTAGAAATCCCCGATGGGATAgaaccaaacaaaaaatttgagctcaaatccAACACTTCAAGTGAAGATAGCCTATGAATCTTATCAGGAAGTGGTCCCCAAATCCCCAAAGACACCAAGGTGAGAACCCTTAGACTTGTTAACCTTGTCAATGTAGTAACAAGTGAATCAATGGAGAAACTTTCAGACAAAGTTTGATCGGGCATTGCATATCCACTAAACTCAGCAACCTTTACTAGCTTATCTCCCATAATTTTAAGCTCAGTGACAGAATTATCTTGACAAGAAATGCTCATGTGTGCAGTTGAAATCACACTACAAAGGTCTCCATTATAATTTTCCCAAATTTCTAGTGGTGAAGGGTACTCTAACTGTTTTCTTAGCTGAAGCAAAACTTGAGTCTGAGAGGTTTGCAATTGATGGGTGCTCCGAATGAAGAGAACCCATGAAAAAAACACTAGCCGAAACAAGTAGAAGTATCCCATTGAAAAACTTCAGGAAGCTATAAAGTCTTTCACAAGCATGCCCTGAAACCCTAGAAATAAAGCAGGACCAACAAAGTCTcaacaaacaaaaacagaacCAACAGAGATATATATCTAGAATAAGCAAAAGAGAGCTCCACAAGTGAGTTTACctggaaaaatattaaaaacaattatcAACAAGGAGAAACCCAGCAAGTGAACTCACGACTCAAAATCCTGCCTTGGAAGccgaaacaaataaaaactaatgAAAATGCCACTATCAAAAATCCTTATTTAACCAACTTTAAGAACAACACGAAGAACAAGCAAACAAAGCTGATGATCCAAGGACTGTCACCGAGACACACTCTATCAAAGTGACAAATAAAAACAACCGGGAAACAAAATGGGAAACAAAGCTAGGTCAAGTCTAGTTAAGTGTCATTGTATGGAAGCTAATGTGATTGTGAGAGTGATAATAAGGGAGCGGTCAACATTACGGAGTTAAAAAGAGGATTGTAGATGCAACGAAGCAGAAAAACTGTTAACGCATTAACTGCTATGAATGTAAATGTGATTGACATTAATGAGGGGTAGAGAGGAGGACAAGGCAAACAAATGCTGGTTCTGTTTTGTGTATCAGAATTCAGAGAAAGTCAAGCATGGAAGATGTCCCTGTGAGcaacttgtttttttattttttattttttgtataatttgtacAATTAATATTTTGTCCTAGGATTGTGTTTCTAATTGCAGAATTGCCATCACACGGGTTTCATTTCCCGCTTTTTGTTTGGATGGATGGATAAACATTGGTTTGATGTGACAAAAAAGGCATGGCTCTATTGGTTTGTAATTACTAAATTACCCTTTCCAATAGTccaatttttattacattattagAGAGagtgccctttttttttttttttttaataggcaTTAATGAAGTAAAGTCATCATTGTGTTGTCAAATATCTACCTGgtagtataattataatattacattattaaaattgatgtaATTCATTACCATTACAGAGGAATAGTAggttaatttcttttttgggaTAATCGGAatctatctttattaattagataaataaatttaaaatataatgattgaatttataattattatatctgataaataaatatatatttatatattattatgtgattaattattattttatttttaatttaaaattatttaattatattataatatatattaaatatatatttatttatatatttaaaataaatacaataattttattcattataggGACAAAAAGATTTTGATTAACTCATCAAAATGAAAATCCCAAGAGACCACAAATTAAAGTCATATAATCAGGTGTAAGTAAATGAGTTACTAATCCAAAGCCTACAAATGATTTCAAGGGTATATATGTCAATTCACTGCCTTGATCT from Mangifera indica cultivar Alphonso chromosome 8, CATAS_Mindica_2.1, whole genome shotgun sequence includes:
- the LOC123222902 gene encoding probable inactive leucine-rich repeat receptor-like protein kinase At3g03770; the protein is MGYFYLFRLVFFSWVLFIRSTHQLQTSQTQVLLQLRKQLEYPSPLEIWENYNGDLCSVISTAHMSISCQDNSVTELKIMGDKLVKVAEFSGYAMPDQTLSESFSIDSLVTTLTRLTSLRVLTLVSLGIWGPLPDKIHRLSSLEVLDLSSNFLFGSIPSGISRLVKLQTLTLDGNYFNDTLPDWWDSLSNLTTLSLKSNQLKGQFPSSICRLTTLTDIAMSHNQLSGKLLDMSGLTSLHVLDLRENRLHSGLPIMPKGLVTALLSKNSFSGEIPRPFGELGHLQHLDLSFNNLSGTPPSVLFSLASLSYLHLASNMLSGSLPNHLSCGSKLGFVDISNNKLVGRLPPCLDSDSDKTVVKFGGNCLSVDDQNQHQESYCKEANARKQSPGGEIGLLVAIISGVVLIVALAVIGVLIFYRRYCKTVKFEQYTRPKAGYSPAGVSSEVLANARLISQAVKLGTQGAPVCRSFPLEELKEATNNFDSSCFLGEGSRGKLYKGRLENGTYVAVRSLAFLKKYSIQNLKVRLDFLSKLHHPHLVRLLGHCIEGSGPDNSNASKVFLVYEYVPYGNYKTHLSDNCPEKVLNWSDRLSVLIGVAKAVHFLHTGVIPGSFNNRLRTNNILLDEHGIAKLSDYGMSIIMEENERLEAKGISSKSCQMTKVEDDVYNFGFILLESLVGPIVNGKGEAFLLNEMASFGSQDGRKRIVDPAVLTTCSQESLSIVVSITNKCISSEPSSRPSFEDVLWNLQYAAQVQASADTEQKSDSTS